The following coding sequences are from one uncultured Bacteroides sp. window:
- a CDS encoding NigD-like C-terminal domain-containing protein, which produces MRIKFNHIIILLLFIISFSSCGKEDAYVYPPVKLEYLTAESGPNGSLQYVVTDDGERFDVSEDLSGTVIASDSSIRIVSNYEILKDADARGKKIKLYALLKTISPQPLPVSSFTEGLKTDPADVLSMWLGRDYLNITLSIKMHTEKHRFHFVEKSVDTDVTTGYKAVHLQLYHDAGNDLEAFTRRAYLSVPLSKYVENNTEEIVVYFSVNTYDDGLKTYRFDYVPSSN; this is translated from the coding sequence ATGAGGATAAAATTCAATCATATAATTATTTTATTGCTTTTTATTATCTCTTTTTCTTCTTGTGGAAAAGAGGACGCTTATGTTTATCCTCCTGTGAAGCTTGAATATCTTACGGCTGAATCGGGTCCGAATGGTTCTTTACAATATGTTGTAACGGATGATGGCGAACGATTTGATGTCTCTGAGGATCTTTCCGGCACTGTTATAGCATCTGATAGTAGTATACGTATTGTGAGTAATTATGAGATTCTGAAAGATGCTGATGCAAGAGGCAAAAAGATAAAACTTTATGCTTTGCTAAAAACAATCTCTCCTCAGCCATTACCCGTTTCGAGTTTTACAGAAGGTCTTAAAACTGATCCGGCTGATGTTTTGAGTATGTGGTTAGGAAGAGATTACTTGAATATCACACTTTCTATAAAAATGCATACGGAGAAACATCGGTTTCACTTTGTAGAGAAAAGTGTTGATACTGATGTTACTACTGGTTATAAAGCGGTTCATTTGCAGCTCTATCATGATGCAGGAAATGATTTGGAGGCTTTTACGAGGCGAGCTTATCTTTCTGTTCCGTTGAGCAAATATGTAGAAAACAATACGGAGGAAATAGTTGTTTATTTTAGCGTCAATACTTATGATGATGGATTGAAAACATATCGTTTTGATTATGTTCCTTCATCTAATTGA
- a CDS encoding rhodanese-like domain-containing protein — translation MDSFFTSFLLSLSTLFSCQQSKDYTTLSVKEFQALINDGNIQVADVRTLGEYSEGHIAHSVNINILSSSFDQVADSVLKKDVPVALYCRSGHRSKKAGKRLAKKGYTVYELDGGFMAWERAGLEETK, via the coding sequence ATGGACTCTTTTTTTACTAGTTTTTTATTATCTCTTTCTACTCTTTTCTCTTGTCAACAGTCTAAGGATTATACGACTCTTTCGGTAAAAGAGTTTCAAGCATTGATTAATGATGGGAATATTCAGGTGGCGGATGTTCGTACATTAGGAGAGTATTCTGAAGGGCATATTGCTCACTCTGTGAATATTAACATTTTAAGTTCCTCTTTTGATCAGGTGGCGGATTCTGTATTGAAGAAAGATGTACCGGTTGCACTATATTGCCGGAGTGGGCATCGAAGTAAGAAGGCCGGTAAACGACTTGCCAAGAAAGGCTATACTGTTTACGAATTGGATGGTGGCTTTATGGCTTGGGAACGAGCGGGTTTAGAAGAGACAAAATAA
- a CDS encoding acetylornithine carbamoyltransferase, with product MKNFTCVQDLGDIQSALKEAFEIKKDRFQYAELGKNKTLMMIFFNSSLRTRLSTQKAALNLGMNVIVLDIAQGAWKLETERGVIMDGDKPEHLLEAIPVMGCYCDIIGVRSFARFENRDDDYNEVIINQFIQHSGRPVFSMEAATRHPLQSFADLITIEEYKKTARPKVVMTWAPHPRPLPQAVPNSFAEWMNVTDYEFVITHPEGYELAPEFVGNARVEYDQMEAFKDADFIYAKSWGSYAADTYGQVLSKDRNWTVGEKQMAVTNNAYFMHCLPVRRNMIVADEVIESPQSIVIQEAANREISATVVLKKMLESLK from the coding sequence ATGAAGAATTTTACCTGTGTACAAGACTTGGGAGATATACAGTCCGCCTTAAAAGAGGCATTCGAAATAAAGAAAGACCGTTTCCAATATGCAGAATTAGGAAAGAATAAAACTTTAATGATGATATTCTTCAATTCAAGTCTACGCACCCGCTTAAGTACCCAAAAGGCAGCACTTAACCTGGGAATGAATGTGATCGTTTTGGATATTGCTCAAGGTGCATGGAAGTTAGAGACTGAACGAGGGGTAATCATGGACGGAGATAAACCTGAGCACTTGCTCGAGGCTATTCCGGTAATGGGCTGTTATTGTGATATCATCGGTGTACGATCATTCGCACGTTTTGAGAATAGGGATGACGATTACAATGAGGTAATTATCAACCAATTCATTCAGCATTCTGGTCGACCGGTATTCTCGATGGAAGCCGCAACCCGCCATCCTCTTCAAAGTTTTGCAGACCTTATCACCATTGAAGAATATAAAAAGACTGCCCGCCCTAAAGTAGTGATGACATGGGCTCCTCATCCTCGCCCCTTACCACAAGCTGTACCAAATTCATTCGCTGAATGGATGAACGTCACAGATTATGAATTTGTTATCACACACCCGGAGGGATATGAACTTGCACCCGAATTCGTTGGAAATGCTCGCGTAGAATATGATCAGATGGAAGCCTTTAAAGATGCAGATTTTATCTATGCGAAAAGCTGGGGCAGCTATGCTGCAGATACCTATGGGCAAGTACTTAGCAAAGACAGAAACTGGACTGTTGGCGAAAAACAGATGGCAGTTACTAACAATGCATACTTCATGCACTGCCTTCCGGTAAGACGAAACATGATTGTTGCCGATGAAGTCATTGAGAGTCCTCAATCGATTGTAATTCAAGAAGCTGCCAATAGAGAAATCTCAGCTACAGTTGTGCTAAAAAAGATGCTGGAAAGCTTAAAATAA
- a CDS encoding glutamate-5-semialdehyde dehydrogenase: protein MKSMQEIFIAVQNASRKLALLNDLQINDILLAVADSAISHTSFILEENRKDLEKMDRADPKYDRLMLTEGRIKSIANDMKSVAALPSPLGKVIKETTRPNGMKLKKVSVPFGVIGIIYEARPNVSFDVFSLCLKSGNACILKGGSDADYSNRAIINIIHSVLEKFEIDTHTAELLPSNREATSELLHANGYVDLLIPRGSCNLINFVRQNASIPVIETGAGICHTYFDEYGDITKGAAIINNAKTRRVSVCNALDCVIIHQKRIKDLPTLCRQLKDHNVIIYADTRAYQNLNGHYPNELLKVATTESFGTEYLAYAMAIKTVDKFEEALEHIHSFSSKHSECIITENQTHANLFTKIVDAACVYTNVSTAFTDGAQFGLGAEIGISTQKLHARGPMGLEEITSYKWIIEGNGQIRE from the coding sequence ATGAAATCAATGCAAGAAATTTTCATTGCTGTACAAAATGCAAGCCGAAAGCTGGCTTTACTCAATGATTTACAGATTAATGATATATTATTAGCTGTTGCTGATTCCGCCATTTCGCACACTTCTTTCATTCTTGAAGAAAACAGAAAAGATCTGGAAAAAATGGATAGAGCAGACCCTAAATACGACCGATTAATGCTCACAGAAGGAAGAATAAAAAGTATAGCTAATGATATGAAAAGTGTAGCTGCGTTGCCTTCTCCATTGGGAAAAGTAATAAAAGAAACGACCCGCCCTAATGGCATGAAATTAAAAAAAGTGAGCGTACCTTTCGGAGTTATCGGAATCATTTATGAAGCCAGACCAAATGTTAGCTTTGATGTATTTTCTCTTTGTCTAAAAAGTGGAAATGCTTGTATTTTAAAAGGAGGAAGCGATGCCGATTACTCCAATCGTGCTATCATAAATATAATACATTCCGTACTTGAGAAATTTGAAATAGACACACATACAGCGGAACTACTGCCCTCTAACAGAGAAGCAACGAGTGAATTGCTGCATGCCAACGGCTATGTAGATCTGCTTATCCCACGAGGAAGTTGTAACCTTATCAACTTTGTCCGCCAGAACGCTTCCATACCCGTGATCGAAACAGGTGCAGGTATCTGTCACACTTATTTTGATGAATATGGAGATATTACAAAAGGGGCTGCAATCATCAACAATGCCAAAACACGTAGAGTTAGCGTATGCAATGCTCTCGACTGTGTTATTATTCACCAAAAACGCATCAAAGATTTACCGACCTTATGTCGGCAACTAAAAGATCATAACGTTATCATCTATGCCGACACAAGAGCTTATCAAAATCTTAATGGTCATTATCCTAACGAATTACTCAAAGTTGCTACCACCGAAAGTTTCGGCACTGAGTATCTAGCATATGCCATGGCCATCAAGACTGTGGATAAATTCGAGGAAGCGCTAGAACATATACACTCTTTCAGTTCTAAACATAGCGAATGTATTATCACAGAAAATCAGACACATGCTAATCTGTTTACTAAAATTGTAGACGCAGCATGCGTTTACACCAACGTCTCCACAGCATTCACCGATGGAGCGCAATTTGGTCTGGGTGCAGAAATAGGCATTAGTACGCAGAAGTTGCACGCACGTGGTCCTATGGGATTGGAAGAAATCACTTCTTACAAATGGATTATAGAAGGCAACGGACAGATTCGAGAATAA
- the proB gene encoding glutamate 5-kinase: MGQQFTRIAVKVGSNVLTRTDGTLDVTRMSALTDQIAQLHKCGVEIILISSGAVASGRSEIHPLKKLDSINQRQLFSAVGQAKLINRYYELFREHGIAVGQVLTTKENFSTRRHYLNQKNCMTVMLENNVIPIVNENDTISVSELMFTDNDELSGLIASMMNTQALIILSNIDGIYNGSPDNPDSCVISEIRQGEDLSNYIQTSKSCFGRGGMLTKMNIARKVADEGITVIIANGKRDNILIDLLQHPKETPNTQFIPSTEAVSSVKKWIAHSEGFAKGEIHINQQATELLNSDKAVSILPVGITHVEGDFEKDDIIRIIDFMGNLAGIGKTNYSSIQVKESAGKHGKRAVVHYDYLYVE; encoded by the coding sequence ATGGGACAACAGTTTACACGAATAGCAGTAAAAGTAGGTAGTAATGTTCTAACTAGAACAGACGGAACTTTAGATGTGACACGAATGTCCGCCTTAACAGATCAAATAGCCCAATTGCACAAATGCGGAGTAGAAATTATCCTCATATCATCAGGCGCCGTAGCTTCCGGAAGAAGTGAAATACATCCCCTAAAGAAATTAGATAGCATAAATCAACGACAATTATTCTCCGCTGTAGGACAAGCCAAACTGATCAATCGCTACTACGAACTCTTCCGTGAACACGGAATTGCCGTAGGGCAAGTCCTAACTACGAAAGAAAATTTCAGCACCCGCAGGCATTATCTAAACCAAAAAAACTGCATGACAGTAATGCTTGAAAATAATGTTATTCCTATTGTCAACGAGAATGATACAATATCAGTCAGCGAACTCATGTTCACAGATAATGATGAACTTTCAGGACTGATTGCCTCAATGATGAACACCCAAGCTCTTATCATATTAAGCAATATAGATGGAATATACAACGGCTCTCCTGATAACCCGGATTCTTGTGTAATATCTGAGATAAGACAAGGAGAAGATCTGAGCAATTATATTCAGACATCTAAATCCTGTTTCGGACGAGGAGGAATGCTCACAAAAATGAATATAGCCCGTAAAGTAGCTGACGAAGGAATTACTGTTATTATAGCCAATGGTAAACGTGATAACATCCTTATTGATCTCCTCCAACATCCCAAAGAAACACCCAACACACAATTTATACCTTCAACCGAAGCTGTCTCCAGCGTAAAAAAATGGATTGCACACAGTGAAGGCTTTGCCAAAGGTGAGATACATATAAACCAACAAGCGACCGAATTGCTGAATTCCGATAAAGCCGTAAGTATTCTACCAGTAGGAATTACCCATGTAGAAGGTGACTTTGAGAAAGATGATATCATCCGCATCATTGACTTTATGGGGAACTTAGCTGGAATAGGAAAAACCAATTATAGCTCAATACAAGTTAAGGAAAGTGCAGGTAAACATGGAAAAAGAGCTGTTGTTCACTACGATTATTTATATGTTGAATAA
- a CDS encoding DUF2007-related protein: MKTKEDFSLTEVFSGTPWEAELIKGLLESNEIEAALKDGIMGTLAPYLSPEVSVLVSQDNYEKAIQIINTRSSKVSDD, translated from the coding sequence ATGAAAACGAAAGAAGATTTCTCCTTAACTGAAGTTTTTTCAGGTACTCCTTGGGAAGCCGAACTAATAAAAGGCTTATTGGAAAGTAACGAGATCGAAGCTGCGCTAAAAGATGGAATAATGGGTACTCTAGCCCCATACTTAAGTCCTGAAGTTAGTGTGCTCGTCAGCCAAGACAATTATGAAAAAGCCATTCAAATCATTAACACACGTAGTAGTAAAGTATCAGACGACTAA
- the murI gene encoding glutamate racemase, whose product MKQILPIHPGPIGVFDSGYGGLTILEEIRKSLPEYDYIYLGDNARTPYGTRSFEIVYEFTRQAVTKLFEMGCHLVILACNTASAKALRNIQMNDLPLMDPQRRVLGVIRPTVESIGNITQSRHIGILGTIGTIKSESYPLEIHKLYPDIVVNGEACPMWVPLVENNESENSGADYFIEKNINSIIQQDPLIDTIILGCTHYPLLLPKIEKYTPEGIRIIAQGEYVARSLKNYLHRHPEIETKCTKGRETLFCSTEAEEKFSESASIFLKEKIRVQRIILE is encoded by the coding sequence ATGAAGCAAATATTGCCTATACATCCGGGCCCTATAGGAGTCTTTGACTCAGGTTATGGAGGCTTAACAATCTTAGAAGAAATAAGAAAATCTCTACCTGAATACGATTATATTTATCTTGGAGATAATGCTCGTACTCCTTACGGGACGCGTTCATTTGAAATAGTGTACGAGTTTACGCGTCAAGCAGTAACTAAACTCTTTGAGATGGGATGTCATTTGGTTATTTTAGCTTGTAACACAGCCTCAGCCAAAGCGCTAAGGAACATTCAAATGAATGATTTACCTCTGATGGATCCTCAAAGAAGAGTTTTAGGAGTTATTCGTCCCACTGTAGAATCAATAGGTAACATTACTCAAAGCAGACACATCGGAATATTAGGGACTATTGGTACCATAAAATCAGAATCCTATCCTCTCGAAATACACAAGTTATATCCCGACATTGTAGTCAATGGAGAGGCTTGTCCAATGTGGGTACCGCTTGTAGAAAATAACGAATCAGAGAACTCCGGTGCAGATTATTTCATTGAAAAAAACATCAATAGTATTATTCAACAAGACCCTCTCATCGACACTATTATTTTAGGTTGTACACACTATCCCCTACTCCTTCCTAAAATAGAAAAATATACTCCTGAAGGAATTAGAATCATTGCCCAAGGCGAATATGTTGCTAGAAGTTTAAAAAACTATTTGCATCGTCACCCCGAGATAGAAACAAAATGTACCAAAGGAAGAGAAACGCTATTCTGTAGTACCGAAGCTGAAGAAAAATTCAGCGAATCGGCTTCTATCTTTCTAAAAGAAAAGATTAGAGTACAACGAATTATATTAGAATGA
- a CDS encoding OmpH family outer membrane protein, with protein MLKKIALAMLFILPMGVFAQTLKFGHFSSSEIITSMPEFTKAQADLQALEKKYTDEIKRTSDEFNAKYQEYQQAMQKDSLPQNIAERRQKELQDMAQRSEQFQKEASQNMQKAQSDLMAPITKKLDDAIKAVGEAEGFTYIFDLSRTAIPYVNDKTSINVTPLVKAKLGLK; from the coding sequence ATGCTTAAAAAAATTGCACTTGCAATGCTGTTCATCCTCCCGATGGGCGTATTTGCACAAACATTAAAATTTGGTCACTTTTCATCGAGTGAAATTATCACATCTATGCCTGAGTTTACAAAAGCACAAGCTGATTTGCAAGCTTTGGAGAAAAAATATACAGATGAGATAAAGAGAACTAGCGATGAATTTAATGCCAAATATCAGGAATACCAACAAGCAATGCAAAAAGATTCATTGCCTCAAAATATTGCTGAAAGAAGACAAAAAGAATTGCAAGATATGGCACAAAGAAGCGAACAATTCCAAAAAGAAGCTTCTCAGAACATGCAAAAAGCTCAATCCGACTTAATGGCTCCTATCACAAAAAAATTAGATGATGCGATTAAAGCAGTTGGTGAAGCTGAAGGATTTACATATATATTTGATCTATCTAGAACAGCGATCCCTTATGTAAATGATAAGACAAGTATAAACGTGACTCCACTTGTTAAAGCTAAACTTGGCTTGAAATAA
- a CDS encoding OmpH family outer membrane protein — protein MKKSILFIIMLVIGMAANAQKFALIDMEYILKNIPSYERANEQLKQTSNQWQKEVETLTTEAQNLYKKYQSEAKSLSDDQRTKREEAIVAKEKKANELKKKYFGPDGELFKQRENILKPIQDDIYNATKEIAERNGYSVVIDRASANSIIFASPRIDISNEILAKLGYSN, from the coding sequence ATGAAGAAATCTATTCTATTTATTATCATGCTTGTCATAGGCATGGCGGCTAACGCACAAAAATTTGCATTAATAGATATGGAATATATTCTAAAAAATATTCCTAGTTATGAACGTGCAAATGAGCAATTAAAGCAAACTTCTAATCAATGGCAAAAGGAGGTAGAAACTTTAACTACAGAAGCACAAAATCTGTATAAGAAATATCAATCAGAAGCAAAATCTCTCTCTGACGACCAAAGAACAAAGAGAGAAGAAGCAATCGTCGCAAAAGAGAAAAAAGCAAATGAACTTAAAAAGAAGTATTTTGGTCCTGACGGAGAACTCTTCAAACAAAGAGAAAATATCCTGAAGCCAATACAGGATGACATCTATAATGCCACAAAAGAGATCGCTGAACGAAATGGTTATTCAGTAGTAATAGACAGAGCATCAGCCAATAGCATTATATTTGCCTCACCACGTATTGACATCAGCAATGAAATATTAGCAAAATTAGGATATTCAAATTAA
- the bamA gene encoding outer membrane protein assembly factor BamA — MHYRISVILVTFISLFAFLSSGNAQNVTATSENSKPVILYSGTPKKYEIGGITVSGIKGYEDYVLIGLSGLSVGQTITVPGDEVTQAIKRYWRHGLFSNVAITAEKIEGKKIFLNISLTQRPRISDIHYYGIKKSEKEDLQTKLGLVKGSQITPNIVDRAKMLIKSYFDDKGFKNADVIINQKDDADNDNQVTVDIKIDKKEKIKVHKITIVGNKAIKTSKLKRIMKKTNEKGKLINLFRTKKFVNENYEADKQLIIDKYNELGYRDARILQDSISPYNEKTVNVFMRIEEGDKYYLRNVTWVGNTLYPAEQLNYLLRMKKGDVYNQKLLNERISTDDDAIGNLYYNNGYLFYNLEPVEVNIDNDSIDLEMRIYEGRQATISKIKINGNDRVYENVIRRELRTRPGQLFSKEDLMRSMREIQQMGHFDPENITPDVQPDQINGTVDIAYDLVSKANDQVEFSAGWGQTGVIGKLSLKFTNFSLPNLLHPGKNYRGILPQGDGQTLTISGQTNAKYYQSYSISFFDPWFGGKRPNSFSVSAFYSIQSDISSSYYNQSYLTNYYNNSYSNYNNYSSYYDPDKSIQMFGLSMGWGKRLNWPDDYFTLSAELSYQRYILKDWNYFPVTNGKCNNISLNLTLARNSTDNPIYPRQGSDFSLSLQVTPPYSLFDGVDYGSYNLRNQDDVNKMHRWVEYHKWKFKSKTYTAFTSGSKAPVLMTRADFGLLGHFNKYKKSPFETFDMGGDGMTGYSSYATESVALRGYENSSLTPYGNEGYAYTRLGLELRYPLMLETSTSIYALGFLEAGNAWHDIKNFNPFDLKRSAGFGVRIFLPMIGMMGIDWGYGFDKVFGSKQYGGSQFHFILGQEF; from the coding sequence ATGCATTATCGTATTTCTGTCATATTAGTAACATTTATCAGTCTGTTTGCTTTCCTGAGCTCAGGCAACGCACAAAATGTAACGGCTACAAGTGAAAACTCAAAGCCTGTTATTCTTTACTCAGGAACACCAAAAAAATACGAAATAGGAGGCATCACTGTTTCTGGAATTAAAGGTTATGAAGATTATGTTTTAATCGGATTATCAGGGTTATCAGTGGGACAAACAATCACAGTCCCAGGAGATGAAGTTACCCAAGCCATAAAACGCTATTGGCGACATGGCCTCTTCTCCAATGTAGCCATTACTGCAGAAAAAATAGAAGGGAAAAAAATATTTCTTAATATAAGCCTAACTCAACGTCCTCGCATATCAGATATTCACTATTACGGAATAAAAAAGTCCGAGAAAGAAGACCTACAAACCAAATTAGGACTCGTCAAAGGGAGTCAGATTACTCCAAATATCGTAGACCGAGCAAAGATGCTTATAAAAAGCTATTTTGATGATAAAGGTTTCAAAAATGCAGACGTCATAATCAATCAAAAAGATGATGCAGATAATGACAATCAAGTAACTGTTGATATTAAAATAGATAAAAAGGAAAAAATTAAAGTTCACAAAATTACGATAGTAGGCAATAAAGCAATTAAGACTTCAAAGCTTAAAAGAATAATGAAGAAGACAAATGAAAAAGGTAAATTAATTAATCTTTTTCGTACTAAGAAATTTGTGAACGAAAATTATGAAGCTGATAAACAACTAATTATAGATAAATATAATGAACTAGGTTATCGTGATGCACGCATTCTCCAAGATAGTATCTCTCCATATAATGAAAAAACGGTCAATGTTTTCATGAGAATAGAGGAAGGTGACAAATACTACCTCCGCAATGTTACTTGGGTAGGAAATACATTATATCCTGCAGAGCAATTAAACTATTTGCTACGCATGAAGAAAGGGGACGTCTATAATCAGAAACTATTAAATGAGAGAATTTCAACAGATGATGATGCAATAGGTAATCTATATTATAACAACGGTTATCTTTTCTACAACCTTGAACCGGTTGAAGTCAACATAGATAATGACTCTATCGACTTAGAAATGAGGATATATGAAGGTAGACAAGCAACAATCAGCAAGATAAAAATAAACGGTAACGATCGCGTATATGAAAATGTAATACGTCGTGAGTTACGTACCCGCCCGGGACAATTGTTCAGCAAAGAAGACCTAATGCGTTCAATGCGTGAAATTCAGCAGATGGGACATTTTGATCCTGAAAACATTACCCCTGACGTTCAGCCAGATCAGATAAATGGAACTGTTGACATAGCTTATGACTTGGTTTCTAAAGCAAATGATCAAGTTGAATTCTCAGCAGGTTGGGGGCAAACCGGAGTTATTGGTAAATTAAGCCTCAAGTTCACCAACTTCTCTTTACCGAACTTACTGCACCCAGGAAAAAATTACCGTGGAATTCTACCTCAAGGAGACGGACAAACTCTAACGATCAGTGGGCAGACCAATGCTAAATACTACCAATCATATAGTATTTCATTCTTCGATCCTTGGTTTGGTGGAAAACGTCCTAATTCTTTCTCTGTATCTGCGTTCTATTCTATCCAATCAGACATAAGTAGCAGCTACTACAATCAGAGTTATCTCACTAATTATTATAATAATAGCTATAGCAATTATAACAATTATTCTAGTTATTATGACCCAGATAAATCTATTCAGATGTTTGGATTATCAATGGGATGGGGTAAACGATTAAATTGGCCGGATGACTATTTTACACTTTCTGCAGAATTGTCTTATCAAAGATATATTCTAAAGGACTGGAACTATTTCCCTGTAACAAACGGAAAATGTAATAACATTAGCCTTAACCTTACATTAGCAAGGAATTCAACAGACAATCCTATCTACCCACGTCAAGGTTCAGATTTCTCTTTATCATTGCAGGTAACCCCTCCTTATTCACTGTTTGATGGAGTTGATTACGGTTCATATAATCTAAGAAATCAAGACGATGTAAACAAGATGCATCGATGGGTAGAATATCATAAATGGAAATTCAAATCAAAAACTTACACAGCATTCACTTCTGGATCTAAAGCTCCTGTACTTATGACTCGCGCAGATTTTGGTCTTCTAGGTCATTTCAATAAATACAAAAAATCTCCTTTTGAGACATTTGATATGGGAGGCGACGGTATGACAGGTTATTCTAGCTATGCAACAGAAAGTGTTGCACTCCGTGGATATGAAAACAGTTCACTTACTCCATATGGAAATGAAGGTTACGCATATACACGTTTAGGACTAGAATTAAGGTACCCTTTAATGCTAGAAACGAGCACTAGTATATATGCACTTGGCTTCCTTGAAGCAGGAAATGCATGGCACGATATCAAAAATTTCAACCCATTCGATTTAAAGCGTTCTGCAGGATTCGGTGTTCGTATTTTCTTGCCGATGATTGGAATGATGGGAATAGATTGGGGATATGGTTTTGATAAAGTCTTTGGTTCTAAACAATACGGTGGAAGTCAATTCCACTTCATATTAGGTCAAGAGTTTTAA
- a CDS encoding isoprenyl transferase, giving the protein MSNREQIDLKRIPQHVAIIMDGNGRWAKQHGQDRSYGHQAGAETVHIIAEEAARLGIKYLTLYTFSTENWNRPSDEVSALMSLLIESIEEDIFMKNNISFRLIGQINKLPQDVQDRLYACVDHTAKNTGMCLVLALSYSARWEITDAVRNMATKVQRGEILPADINCDDIASHLTSSFMPDPDLLIRTGGEIRLSNYLLWQCAYTELYFCETFWPDFKAKEFQKAIYDYQQRERRFGKTSEQVS; this is encoded by the coding sequence ATGTCAAATAGAGAGCAAATAGATTTAAAACGAATACCTCAACATGTTGCCATCATTATGGATGGTAATGGAAGATGGGCAAAACAGCATGGACAAGATCGTAGCTATGGGCATCAAGCAGGTGCCGAGACAGTTCACATCATTGCAGAAGAGGCTGCCCGCTTGGGTATCAAGTATCTAACTCTCTATACATTTTCTACAGAAAACTGGAATAGACCCAGTGATGAAGTCTCAGCCTTAATGAGCCTGCTTATTGAATCCATAGAAGAAGATATTTTTATGAAAAACAATATCAGCTTCAGGCTCATAGGACAAATTAATAAACTTCCTCAAGATGTGCAAGATCGTTTATACGCTTGCGTCGATCATACCGCCAAAAATACAGGAATGTGCCTTGTGCTAGCCCTCAGTTATTCAGCACGTTGGGAAATAACAGACGCCGTTCGAAACATGGCGACTAAAGTACAAAGAGGAGAAATATTGCCGGCAGATATAAATTGCGACGATATCGCTTCTCATCTCACTAGTAGCTTTATGCCAGATCCCGATTTATTAATCCGTACTGGAGGAGAAATAAGACTAAGCAATTATTTACTATGGCAATGTGCTTATACAGAACTTTATTTTTGTGAAACTTTCTGGCCAGATTTTAAAGCGAAAGAATTTCAAAAAGCAATCTATGATTACCAGCAAAGAGAACGCCGCTTTGGCAAAACCAGTGAGCAGGTAAGTTAA